The following are from one region of the Amedibacterium intestinale genome:
- the ilvA gene encoding threonine ammonia-lyase, which translates to MDITRIEDAKVVLNDITSKTPIVHATKIHDNLWIKAENLQGTGAFKLRGAYYKLSKLSEEEKAKGVIAASAGNHAQGVAYACMKMGIKGTIVMPKTAPLSKIEATRSYGVDVELQGDTFNDAYAYAKNLQEITGAVFIEPFNDEDVMAGQGTIGLEILERMPDADTVIVPIGGGGLISGIACAIKSLKPDCRVIGVQAENAPSMKKSLEENKMITLDSVSTIADGIAVKTPGDLTYAMCQKYVDEVVTVSEEEIAAAILVLLEKMKMVAEGAGATSVAAAMFGKVDMEGHKVVSVLSGGNIDVNLLSKIIDLGLIKTGRKAILNLNVIDKPGNLSRVIDLIASCNVNIISIEHNRSQPGILANQCRVGMVIETNSHEHIQEVLNLLEENGYQPHLVEKI; encoded by the coding sequence ATGGATATCACTAGAATTGAAGATGCAAAAGTTGTATTAAATGATATTACAAGTAAAACACCAATTGTTCATGCGACAAAGATTCATGATAATTTATGGATCAAAGCTGAGAATTTACAGGGAACAGGTGCTTTTAAGTTGCGTGGAGCATATTATAAATTATCAAAATTAAGTGAAGAGGAAAAAGCAAAAGGGGTTATTGCGGCTAGTGCAGGAAACCATGCACAGGGAGTTGCCTATGCCTGTATGAAAATGGGGATTAAAGGAACGATTGTTATGCCAAAAACTGCCCCATTATCCAAGATTGAAGCTACACGTTCTTATGGAGTAGATGTGGAACTGCAGGGAGATACTTTTAATGATGCCTATGCATATGCAAAGAATTTACAGGAAATTACCGGTGCAGTCTTTATTGAACCTTTTAATGATGAAGATGTTATGGCAGGACAAGGAACGATTGGTTTGGAAATTTTAGAAAGAATGCCAGATGCAGATACCGTAATCGTGCCAATTGGTGGTGGTGGATTAATAAGCGGAATTGCATGTGCCATTAAATCTTTAAAACCAGATTGTCGTGTCATTGGTGTTCAGGCAGAAAATGCGCCAAGTATGAAAAAATCCTTGGAAGAAAATAAAATGATAACATTAGATTCTGTTTCTACGATTGCAGATGGAATTGCGGTAAAAACTCCAGGGGATTTAACGTATGCAATGTGTCAGAAATATGTAGATGAAGTAGTAACGGTAAGCGAAGAAGAAATTGCTGCTGCGATTTTGGTATTGCTGGAAAAAATGAAAATGGTAGCAGAAGGTGCTGGGGCAACAAGTGTTGCGGCAGCTATGTTTGGGAAAGTAGATATGGAAGGACATAAAGTTGTCAGTGTTTTATCCGGGGGAAATATCGATGTAAATCTATTAAGTAAGATTATTGATTTAGGTTTAATAAAAACAGGAAGAAAAGCTATTTTAAATCTAAATGTTATTGATAAGCCAGGAAATTTAAGTCGTGTCATTGATTTAATTGCATCCTGTAATGTGAATATCATATCTATAGAACATAATCGTTCTCAACCGGGAATTCTTGCGAATCAGTGTAGGGTTGGGATGGTAATCGAAACAAATAGCCATGAACATATTCAGGAAGTTTTAAACTTGCTGGAAGAAAATGGATACCAGCCACATCTTGTAGAAAAAATATAA